In one window of Saprospiraceae bacterium DNA:
- a CDS encoding acyl-CoA thioesterase has translation MFKHHIQIRVRYSETDQMGYVYYGNYSQYFEMGRVEAMRAMGIRYADLEKEHGIWMPVVSMHVRFLRPARYDDLLDVHTSVRWPVNDQIRFDTEIFNEQHKLLNAAHVILCFLNAGSGKKISIPDFVQQNLNTYLDIPEF, from the coding sequence ATGTTTAAGCACCATATTCAAATCCGCGTTCGATACAGTGAAACCGATCAGATGGGTTATGTATATTATGGAAATTACTCCCAATATTTTGAGATGGGCAGAGTGGAAGCCATGCGCGCCATGGGAATCAGGTATGCTGATCTGGAAAAAGAGCACGGCATTTGGATGCCTGTAGTCAGTATGCACGTTCGATTTCTAAGACCTGCCAGATATGATGATTTATTGGATGTTCATACATCGGTGCGTTGGCCGGTGAATGATCAGATCCGCTTTGATACAGAAATTTTTAATGAGCAACATAAATTATTGAATGCTGCCCATGTGATTTTATGTTTTTTAAATGCTGGTTCTGGTAAAAAAATATCGATACCGGATTTTGTCCAACAAAATTTAAACACGTACCTTGATATCCCGGAATTCTAA